The genome window AAAATAGAGCAGAGGCACCATATTATCCTTGCAAACCCTTCCACTCAAAGACATGTTCATGTTCTTGGCTTCCCTTTTGTTACTTTCCAGCAATTGCTGCTAATTTTTTTTAGGATCAACAGTAACCTTCTCCTCCTTCACTAGCATGTGCATTGGGAGATAGATTCCTTCACTTGCTCTTCTTATTAGAGTCCATCTTCAAACTGAGAGCCAGCTCAGTAGATGTCTTTTGCTCTATACTTCACACCACAAGAACACAAGCAACCTATGTAGGTCTAACTGGCAATTTACTTAAACCAGCTGATGGTTGAAAGACCTTTCCATTTTCAATAAGCAATTATGAACAACTATGCTCTTATTATTTGATGAACTAAGAGCTCTAGATTTCAAGCAGTATATTAAAGGTTAATTTTTTTCTCTGAAAAATGCTTTAATTCATTATAAATATAACAATGGAAAGAATAATGTGTTCAGGGGAGATTGAAATACCAGCCATCTTTCAAGAAGATGAAACAAAGAGTACAATGATGTTTGCTTGAGAACAGAGAGGAAATGTCACTGTTTTGAGTTTAAGCTAAAAAGAAAAAGTAGAGGTTGCCAACAGTGTCACTAAATGGACAAGAAATCTAGGGAAAATATAACCTCAAGTTGATAGATGACAGTAACCCCAACCATCCTCCTGCCTTCCACATTATCCCCACCCAGCcatctaaaactcctcagcatatAACTCCAAAACCTCATCCCATAAACAAAACCATGCCCCCGTCTCCGTCCATCCCTCAATCAGAACATGTTCTTTGGATCCAGATCTCCTGCTTTTCTACTATAAACATGTTCTTTGGATCCAGATCTCCTGCTTTTCTACTATAAACAAAACATGGGGTCTCCCCCTCTACAATCCCAACACCCACTGACCATCTCCTCCCCTCCCTCCCCTTCCCTCCCCTCCCCCAATCCCGACATGGGGTTGCCTTCAAACATACGTGCCATCTACAGGAGCCCCACCATCTTCACCTCCCTGATTCTCTTGCTCACCGCAAgctctcccttcttcttctcctgctgCCTGGCCATTGATGAGCAAGGTTTAGCTCTGCTGTCATGGAAACGCAGCCTCAACAGCTCCACAGACGCACTCAGCTCGTGGAAGCCCTCGGACCCCAATCCATGCAAGTGGTTTGGAGTTTCCTGCAACTCCAAACTAGAGGTCATCAGCCTGAGCATCACGTCGGTCGATCTGCAAGGCTCATTGCCTTCCAATCTTCAACCTCTAAAGTCCCTGAAGACTCTTGTTCTGTCTGTTACCAACATCACTGGTCCAATCCCGAGAGAGTTCGGCGACTACCGCGAGCTTGCCGTCGTCGACATCAGCAGAAACCAAATCACGGGCGAGATCCCTGCGGAAGTTTGCAAGCTCAGCAAACTCGAGTCGCTCGTTTTGAATTCCAATTCTCTCCAAGGCGCCATTCCTGCTGATATCGGAAACCTCTCCAGCCTCACATACTTGACTCTCTACGACAACTTCCTGAGCTCCGAGATCCCGGCGAGCATCGGGAAACTGCAGAAGCTCGAGGTTTTCCGGTCTGGAGGTAACCAGAATCTCAAAGGCTCGTTGCCCCCGGAGATTGGAAACTGCAGCAACTTGGTCATGTTGGGACTCGCCGAAACCGGCATTTCGGGGAAGCTTCCCTCAACGATTGGATTGCTCCAAAGGCTGCAAACCATCGCCATCTACACTTCGATGATCTCAGGTACGATCCCGGAAGAGATTGGCAACTGCACCGAGCTAACCAGCTTGTATCTGTATCAGAACTCTCTGTCAGGCCCGATTCCTTTCAAGCTTGGCAAGCTTGAAAACCTTCGGAGTATGCTCTTGTGGCAGAACAGCCTGGTCGGCTCTATCCCGCCAGAGCTCGGCCGATGCAAACAGCTCGTGCTCGTCGACCTGTCGATGAATCTTCTGACCGGAAGCATTCCCCGGAGCATCGGGAACCTGACCAATCTCCAACAGCTTCAGTTGAGTACTAATCAGCTGTCAGGCCTGATTCCGCAGGAGATTTCGAGCTGTGCTGCGCTGACCGATCTCGAGGTCGACAACAACGAGCTCTCCGGCGAGATTCAAATCGACTTCGCAAAGCTGGAGAACCTCACTCTGTTCTATGCTTGGCAGAACAGGCTGACGGGGAGCATTCCGGCCAGTTTAGCTCAATGTCCGAATTTGCAGTCCGTCGATCTCTCGTACAACAATCTCACCGGGCCGATTCCCAAGGACCTGTTCGGATTGCAGAACCTCACCAAACTGCTCCTCCTGTGGAATGAACTGTCGGGATTTGTACCACCGGATATTGGCAATTGCACAAATCTTTTCCGGCTCCGGCTGAATGGTAACCGGCTCGCGGGAACCATGCCAGCGGAAATTGGCAATCTGAAGAGCCTGAATTTTCTTGACATGAGCAACAACCTGCTTATAGGTCCGATCCCGACGGCGATATCGGGATGCGAGTCCCTCGAATTCCTCGATCTCCACTCCAATGCTTTGACCGGAGGCTTGCCGGAGTCACTGCCAAAGAGCCTACAATTCATCGACGTCTCCGACAACAGGCTCAGCGGACCGTTAAGCGCCGCTATCGGTTCACTGCCGGAGCTGACCAAGCTCATCGCGGGAAGAAATCAGCTCTCTGGTGGGATCCCAGCAGAACTTGGATCATGCAGCAAGCTACAGCTACTGGACGTCGGTGATAACTCTTTCTCCGGAAGGATTCCTGGCGAGCTAGGCCAACTTCCGGCGCTCgagatctcgcttaatctcagctGTAATCATCTCTCCGGCGATATCCCGGCCCGACTCTCCGCCCTCGAGAAGCTTGGATGCCTCGACATCTCCCACAACGAGCTCTCCGGCAACCTCGACGTGCTCGCCGTGCTGCAGAACCTCGTCACGCTTAACGTGTCCTTCAACGCCTTCTCGGGCGAACTGCCCGATACTCCCTTCTTCAGGAAGCTCCCGCTCTCCGATCTCGAAGGCAACCATGGGCTGTTCATAGCCAACGGCCCTGCAACACAAGAACCATCGAGCAGAGCAGCAATCTCCGCTTTGAAGCTCGCCATGTCGGTCTTGATCAGCGTCAGCGCATTACTGCTGCTGACGGCCGTCTACGTGCTGGTACGGTCTCGTACCGCCCCTCGCCGACACGCGGACGACACGTGGGAGATCACCCTCTACCAAAAGCTCGACTTCTCGGCAGACGACGTAGTCCGGGGACTGACATCGGGGAACGTAATAGGGACCGGAAGCTCCGGCGTGGTCTACAAGGTCGGGACTCCGAGCGGCGACACGCTGGCCGTCAAGAAGATGTGGTCGTCGGACGAGTCAGGGGCGTTCCGCAACGAGATCGCCGCCCTGAGCTCGATAAGGCACCGGAACATCGTGCGCCTGCTGGGGTGGGGCGCCAACCGGAGCACCAAGCTGCTGTTCTACAACTATCTACCGAACGGGAGTCTGAGCGGGTTCCTTCACCGGAGCGGGAAGGAGCAGGTGGAGTGGGAGACGAGGTACGAGATCATGATCGGGCTGGCTCACGCCATAGCCTATCTGCACCATGACTGCGTGCCGGCCATCTTGCATGGAGACGTCAAGGCCATGAATGTGCTGCTGGGGCCGAGATTTGAACCATACTTGGCGGACTTCGGCCTGGCCAGAGTACTAACCGGTGGTGATACTACACACAAGTTGGAGTCCAAAACCTGTCCTCGTATTGCCGGTTCCTATGGATACATTGCTCCAGGTATCAATCTGTCTCATCTTTTCTCCCTTGAAAGAACAATGAACAAAATGAGTTCAGAATAGGTTGTGATTGGACTAATTGAAGGGATTGTATCTGATCAGAGTATGCTTCGACGCAACGGATAACAGAGAAGAGTGATGTCTACAGCTACGGTGTTGTGTTGCTCGAAGTCCTAACAGGGAGGCATCCACTGGACCCGTCGCTGCCCGGGGGAATGCATTTGGTGCAGTGGGCGCGAGAGCACTTGCAGAGCAAGCGCGACCCGGTGGAGCTGCTCGACGCCAGGTTACGAGGCCGGCCGGACCACCAGACACAAGAGATACAGCAGGCGCTTGCAATCGCTTCGTTGTGCGTCGGTGCGCGGGCCGAAGACCGGCCGACCATGAAGGACGTGGCTGCACTGTTGAAGGAGATCAGACGGCCGGCGAACGAAGAGCCCAAAGAGTCGGCGGCGGTATctgcagccgccgccgccgccgccgccgcttctcCCGTCCGGAATGTGGACTTGGTAGGCTCTTCCAATTGCTCATTTGCAATGTCGGATTACTCCAGCTGAACAAAGACTGCACTGGTAACAGTTTTTGGAATGACTTATCATTCAgtaaaaagaaatgcaaatcatCATAACTGTACATGTATTTTACTTGCATTTGTGGGATTGCTGCTACTTCAGATACATGTTAATCTTGTCAAATTCACTAGAATTTTATATCATGAAATGCCGAGGACAGGTGAAGGATGTGTTGAGACACGAGGGATAAGAGATGGAGTTTTCTGTCTTGAAGTCGATCCATTGATTGGGGTTAAAACATTGCCAAGATGACTGAAACAGTAGATCTGATAAAAAGAATAAACTCTTTCCGGCAAGAGAATCACATGTCCTGATGCTATCAATACACCTCCccacattgtcacggacaaacttctaaacaaggtgtttcatgtaatgcttatgtatgtccgtgtcttttgacatgttcatgccttgtacagaatgtaaaggggcggccgaaggcttaatagtccaattttagttgggttggtggtctctttgggcttgtaaataaaggttgtgtcatgtggacacgttcgagagcttttcggtctgtaatggaccattttaccctttgttgtgccactattcagagcttgtaaagtctgtttgtaacttgcattgtctatgaagtgtttttcggacatgtttgcttgtggatcccgattgaggcgttctctttaacccgttctctcttttgttggtcctaagggacaatgggaggcttcggggaggctgacctttgcggacggacacgcaagggtgccgcacgacttaggcaaatccagctaagtccgtgtcatatggtatcagagcgggacaagcactcatagaaacacttgatatgcaaacgtgggggacctagtggggctgcatggagggcagtcagcaacgcgcgaccgtttgagggaaaacgggcatggagatgtagggaaaagagtcgctcaaaggagcgggcatctgacattggcattcagaggaatggccaacccttcgcgcgagaggcaccacgagaacaggcaagcttggaagaatgcggagcgcacaaaggttgggatggctgagtttgagctacggctcaacgttgacaactttacttgatggtgctcaaggcaagcgaggcgcttggcaaaaggacgagaccatgcaaagtggaatgagttgcttagcgaccgaaagagttgtgcaaagctcacagaggtgaggggaattgctaactcgaagaattcggtactcatgcatgggcttgtatgcggacgatggaatgttcgtggccatcccaaggcagtcgagactcggcgccatggagcattgaaactttctcttcggcatgcgaaggatacgtccggaggaggctgaagtgtgcaacgagttcagcatgttgctaggccttgaggggtgcagcggtggctgtattgacgtggaggcgcaatctagcaagtgcgtttgcaagaggcagaacaatgcacagtttgttcagcagatcggagtagtccaaggggatggtggtctccgaaacgaagagagatgttgctccaacgggacagttatccaggagggataagtctcggctctccagagggagaatcatgtgagacggacttcacatgttgaggaggaagtacctcataaacaacaactccacgaagctcaatggaccgagcaagcagcgaggagttgtcgcatgatctcgctcgagagaatgcattagtggatgcattgcgagatcaagtgggggagcgacccaaagcaactcaagggagggctgacccgtggaatagtgggcgcgagggccaccatcgactcaatgcaaaaacgaggagcggagcaacttgggtgtaacttggcgaagtacccaagccgcatgaagggagccagcatagaagttggaacatggagcagaggcacagcgctttccctagacagaggtcaaggacatgaactcttgcagaggtaggagtagaatcatgctgttccctgggtccttcattctgacagagcggactcatcttgcatggtgccaaagacgaagggagcttcggggcacatgcaccttatctcggaggagcattcgatggaggaactaagacgactcaatttgtggaggcgaagttgggtacagaaggccttagcacggggcaagaggacgcagaggcgggtactcttgaagaatatgccacagtgttgccattcgagttgctatgaaggaagcggtgcacagtggagattgtgctggtaggggcagaggcccaggatccagacaatggtgcacaaattacagtgaagtcggtggacttcgggagctactaggcgacggactgtcctagagcggtgcttcatctaggtgtgacccaagagtgggtggatgaaggtcgattgtcaaaggagcgaacaaaatcgaaggtggaggagaccctgcgatgtattggcaaaggccacatatggagggttcacaattcgagtttattccacaaggatcagaatgcaatggagatgtcaccaggaggcgacatggtgcagcggatcgtggtggaacagttcgtggcaatgcgacacacacgacatagtcccgggagggactagatcatatggaggtatgatcgggagctactgggagctccgctttggtgaacaacacgacggcaagaagggctatggattcaaggagtgaaggccatggtaccgcagaggcgggtcttccgggcgtgcaccgaattttgcatcggatgaaaaccttggtcatcagcatatgggggctgggttccaccaagggaaaagttcgaatgcaagtaccaatgagtcccatgagagggacttgatcatgcagaggtatgatcgaagcaactggagagttggactgctccagagctcatattcgcttaagggagcccgacaagtcagaggacaaggtcgagtaagcgaacgttgctaccaaggaagctaaggagaacagaatcggtgcaaaccctacaatgtgatggcagaggccatgcatgggagttgcagtctgtctttccatcgaccaaacagactgcttggagaacacagaggtgttgaagcaggaggtcgaaaggggcgaggaagcgacgacgagtccagagggacttagctacccaaaatcaagcatcagttagaatggaggtggactcagaggagtgccacggagacatatctactgatcgtgaagaaaagggatgcagatgcgaggtgacggatggtagggccatgggcatggcagcgccatggtaccgcagaggcgggacttccgtcaaagtcattgattccttgctctcacggagggagagcgcttggtcgtgaaaggggccgaggaggtggagcatgcagaggcaatctccaagtaccgagacaaggctgaagggcagaggccaagaaacttcgtaagaccggtgtcaacaagtttctcatcaagatagccgtaagtgaaggacttcgggtcatgcaagagtgcacgaccaaggaacgaagcaggcagtacgtggtgctgtacctttgctactcagtggagtaggcggcagggttgatggagaagactgtacaatcccagaggcgacctcatctatcagagaat of Musa acuminata AAA Group cultivar baxijiao chromosome BXJ2-3, Cavendish_Baxijiao_AAA, whole genome shotgun sequence contains these proteins:
- the LOC103977866 gene encoding leucine-rich repeat receptor-like serine/threonine-protein kinase RGI4; this translates as MGSPPLQSQHPLTISSPPSPSLPSPNPDMGLPSNIRAIYRSPTIFTSLILLLTASSPFFFSCCLAIDEQGLALLSWKRSLNSSTDALSSWKPSDPNPCKWFGVSCNSKLEVISLSITSVDLQGSLPSNLQPLKSLKTLVLSVTNITGPIPREFGDYRELAVVDISRNQITGEIPAEVCKLSKLESLVLNSNSLQGAIPADIGNLSSLTYLTLYDNFLSSEIPASIGKLQKLEVFRSGGNQNLKGSLPPEIGNCSNLVMLGLAETGISGKLPSTIGLLQRLQTIAIYTSMISGTIPEEIGNCTELTSLYLYQNSLSGPIPFKLGKLENLRSMLLWQNSLVGSIPPELGRCKQLVLVDLSMNLLTGSIPRSIGNLTNLQQLQLSTNQLSGLIPQEISSCAALTDLEVDNNELSGEIQIDFAKLENLTLFYAWQNRLTGSIPASLAQCPNLQSVDLSYNNLTGPIPKDLFGLQNLTKLLLLWNELSGFVPPDIGNCTNLFRLRLNGNRLAGTMPAEIGNLKSLNFLDMSNNLLIGPIPTAISGCESLEFLDLHSNALTGGLPESLPKSLQFIDVSDNRLSGPLSAAIGSLPELTKLIAGRNQLSGGIPAELGSCSKLQLLDVGDNSFSGRIPGELGQLPALEISLNLSCNHLSGDIPARLSALEKLGCLDISHNELSGNLDVLAVLQNLVTLNVSFNAFSGELPDTPFFRKLPLSDLEGNHGLFIANGPATQEPSSRAAISALKLAMSVLISVSALLLLTAVYVLVRSRTAPRRHADDTWEITLYQKLDFSADDVVRGLTSGNVIGTGSSGVVYKVGTPSGDTLAVKKMWSSDESGAFRNEIAALSSIRHRNIVRLLGWGANRSTKLLFYNYLPNGSLSGFLHRSGKEQVEWETRYEIMIGLAHAIAYLHHDCVPAILHGDVKAMNVLLGPRFEPYLADFGLARVLTGGDTTHKLESKTCPRIAGSYGYIAPEYASTQRITEKSDVYSYGVVLLEVLTGRHPLDPSLPGGMHLVQWAREHLQSKRDPVELLDARLRGRPDHQTQEIQQALAIASLCVGARAEDRPTMKDVAALLKEIRRPANEEPKESAAVSAAAAAAAAASPVRNVDLVGSSNCSFAMSDYSS